One window of Methanobrevibacter sp. TMH8 genomic DNA carries:
- a CDS encoding VOC family protein: MKFMSAVLLVKDMEKSRAFYEKILNQEATIDLGSNVTYGGFSLQTIDSWTGSTDKNKNSVSLSKANDIEICFEASDYDGIVEKVKSHNVELLHDTIEVPWGQRFIRFYDPDKHVIEVGEPLLNVFQKYMYTNMTMGDIIEKTGLSEEQITEIDDYFKLNIV; the protein is encoded by the coding sequence ATGAAATTTATGTCTGCAGTTTTATTAGTTAAAGACATGGAAAAATCTAGAGCTTTTTATGAAAAGATTTTAAATCAGGAGGCAACTATAGATTTAGGTTCTAATGTTACTTATGGAGGCTTTTCACTTCAAACAATTGATTCTTGGACAGGATCTACTGATAAAAATAAAAATAGTGTAAGCCTTAGTAAAGCTAATGATATTGAGATATGTTTCGAAGCATCTGATTATGATGGCATTGTGGAAAAAGTGAAATCTCATAATGTAGAACTTCTTCATGACACTATAGAAGTTCCTTGGGGACAAAGATTCATCCGATTCTATGATCCAGATAAACATGTAATAGAAGTTGGAGAACCATTATTAAATGTTTTTCAGAAATATATGTACACCAATATGACAATGGGGGATATAATTGAAAAAACAGGATTATCTGAAGAACAAATTACTGAAATAGATGATTATTTTAAATTAAATATTGTTTAA
- a CDS encoding AarF/ABC1/UbiB kinase family protein, with protein MKVLSKYEFDYIIERIGLKHKIPIIRHSHNYESMEELDSSLPIRLRKTLQELGPAYIKLGQMISTRPDLVGEDIALEFSKMQYDNPLVSFAEIRRTVERELGSSIEDIFEIFYEIPLSSASIGQVHVAKLIDGPYVAVKIQKPNIEEIIKTDLSIMKFLAKRIDQYIPQAKTYNFPIIVKEFERSILKEIDYFQEFNNLKRFSIIFENDPTVYVPKAYGDFSTKKVLTMELIQGEKISDVVLSEGIYDKKLIAKRGIESYFKQVVDHGFFHADPHPSNIYILEDNVVCYIDFGMMGVLDSEFRENLTELFIYLIERNVKGMVSQLGYMGVLKDNIDRRALQYDFMDLVNKYYGMELKGVHGGMMDMISIMRTYDVILPREFVLISKGLSMLEETGIELDPNFNTIAVLEPQARRMTRKKLNPFKLIDFFKSNIFEIEHIIKTLPLNLSKALYKLEEGKLVIELEHKNLDRMTNRLSLSLILSALLIGSSLIILSNRGTMLFGYSLLGIAGFLISAILGIWLIVSIFRNHDY; from the coding sequence TTGAAAGTTTTAAGTAAATATGAGTTTGATTATATTATTGAAAGAATAGGATTGAAACACAAAATACCTATTATTAGACACTCTCATAATTATGAATCAATGGAAGAATTAGATAGTTCTTTACCTATTCGATTAAGAAAAACATTACAAGAATTAGGTCCAGCTTACATTAAATTAGGTCAAATGATAAGTACTCGCCCTGATTTAGTAGGGGAAGATATTGCTTTAGAGTTTTCTAAAATGCAGTATGACAATCCACTAGTCTCTTTTGCTGAGATAAGGCGTACTGTTGAGAGAGAATTAGGAAGTTCAATAGAAGATATATTTGAAATATTTTATGAAATTCCTTTATCTTCTGCCTCTATTGGTCAGGTACATGTAGCTAAATTAATAGATGGTCCTTATGTTGCAGTTAAAATTCAAAAACCCAATATAGAAGAGATAATAAAAACTGATCTTTCTATAATGAAATTTTTAGCAAAACGAATTGATCAATATATTCCACAGGCCAAAACTTATAATTTTCCTATTATTGTAAAAGAGTTTGAAAGATCTATTTTAAAAGAAATTGACTATTTCCAAGAGTTTAATAATTTGAAAAGATTTTCTATTATTTTTGAAAATGATCCTACGGTATATGTACCAAAAGCATATGGTGATTTTTCAACTAAAAAAGTTCTAACTATGGAACTTATTCAAGGGGAAAAGATTTCCGACGTTGTTCTTAGTGAAGGAATATATGATAAAAAGTTAATTGCTAAAAGAGGAATTGAATCATACTTTAAACAGGTTGTTGATCATGGATTTTTCCACGCTGATCCTCATCCTTCTAATATTTATATACTTGAAGATAATGTTGTTTGTTATATAGATTTCGGAATGATGGGTGTTTTAGATTCTGAATTTCGTGAAAATTTAACTGAATTGTTCATATATCTTATTGAAAGGAATGTTAAAGGAATGGTTAGTCAATTGGGATATATGGGTGTTTTAAAAGATAATATTGATCGAAGAGCATTACAATATGATTTCATGGATTTAGTTAATAAATACTATGGAATGGAACTTAAAGGTGTTCATGGTGGGATGATGGATATGATATCTATTATGAGAACTTATGATGTTATATTACCTCGAGAATTTGTTTTAATTTCTAAAGGACTTTCAATGTTAGAAGAGACGGGTATTGAATTAGATCCTAATTTCAATACCATAGCTGTTCTCGAACCACAAGCTAGGCGAATGACTAGAAAAAAACTAAATCCATTTAAATTAATAGATTTTTTTAAAAGTAATATTTTTGAAATTGAACATATAATAAAGACACTTCCTTTAAATCTATCTAAAGCTCTTTATAAGTTAGAAGAGGGAAAATTAGTCATTGAACTTGAACATAAGAATTTAGATAGGATGACAAACAGACTTTCATTATCTCTTATTTTATCAGCATTACTAATTGGATCTTCTTTAATCATACTTTCTAATAGAGGAACTATGTTATTTGGATATTCTCTTTTAGGGATTGCTGGATTTTTAATAAGTGCTATTTTAGGGATATGGTTGATAGTATCTATATTCAGAAATCATGATTACTAG
- a CDS encoding protein-L-isoaspartate(D-aspartate) O-methyltransferase: MKDENKMNSLNYSENEKNFTDKREKLVNILSENGFIKTKEVKRAIGTVPREEFIPEENRAYAYLDRPIRLIEGQTISAPHMVAIICEILQFEEGMNVLEIGTGFGYNAAAVSEMMNKKTHVYTIERIGSLAKIAKENLKKTGYDEVIDIILGDGTLGYETKAPYDRIYGTASAPYISEPLKKQLKVGGKLLMPVGKYPEPQDLILLTKESENKYKEDYLGKVDFVPMIGKYGHDE; encoded by the coding sequence ATGAAAGATGAAAATAAAATGAATTCATTGAATTATTCTGAAAATGAAAAAAATTTTACAGATAAAAGGGAAAAATTAGTTAATATTCTTTCAGAAAATGGATTTATAAAAACAAAAGAAGTTAAAAGAGCTATAGGTACGGTTCCAAGAGAAGAATTTATTCCAGAAGAGAATAGAGCTTATGCATATCTTGATCGCCCTATAAGATTAATTGAAGGACAGACTATTTCTGCCCCACATATGGTAGCTATCATATGTGAAATTCTTCAATTTGAGGAAGGGATGAATGTTTTAGAAATTGGAACTGGTTTTGGATATAATGCAGCAGCAGTATCAGAAATGATGAATAAAAAAACCCATGTTTATACTATTGAAAGAATCGGGTCTTTAGCTAAAATCGCAAAAGAAAATCTAAAAAAAACAGGTTATGATGAAGTTATAGATATAATATTAGGTGATGGAACTTTAGGTTATGAAACAAAAGCACCTTATGATAGAATATATGGAACTGCAAGTGCACCGTATATATCAGAACCTCTCAAAAAACAGTTAAAAGTAGGTGGAAAACTTTTAATGCCTGTTGGAAAATATCCTGAGCCCCAAGATCTAATTTTACTTACAAAAGAATCAGAAAACAAATATAAAGAAGATTACTTAGGAAAAGTAGACTTTGTTCCAATGATTGGAAAATATGGGCATGATGAATAA